In Ooceraea biroi isolate clonal line C1 chromosome 14, Obir_v5.4, whole genome shotgun sequence, the genomic window TTCGTCGCcggatattaaattaaaagagagaTTAGATGCTAGTTTCAAAGACACCGCAGCTCTGAGCGCGTTATGGAGAAATATCGCTTTCGGTACGTCGTTTACATACAGttgttataaacatttttaattcgaAACATACGTCGTTCACGTGCTCCACGATATTAAGAAATCATAACttattaagttatttttaattcgaaaCACGTCGTCCACGTGTTCCAcgatattaagaaataattgattaaattaaataatgagagattaagtttttcttttttattcaaataatactCCTTATCACCagtgaatcaatatatatagaaatttatttattcgaccaCAAACTGGTTATACAATGATGACAAATcacgcaacgtttcgacccaaCTATTTCGGTCCTTCTCAAGCGTGAAAAACCCCCAAActttagttttacataaaagtcgctttctaaaaggaaaataaaaaatgaatattaaacttataaatGATACCATTAAATACAGTGTCCAAGTGTAATAAACTTACTGGCAGAAAACAACTTTACAAACACTCAGATTAACAAGAGAACGTGTCACACACCACAGCAGATGAAACacaaatgagagagagaagccaGTCAACAAGCAAAACAAAGTCAAATCTCGAAAACAGTCATCaaacacatttaaaaatagagTCATATATACAAGGAAGATTATTGTCTTTTTGAACATTAATAGAATTGTCATTACATTTGATAAAACACATTtccgcgatctctctcttcctgcgATTACTTGCCTGATGTAAAACTTTAGTATTACACCAATCAAAATTATGGTTATGACACAGTCTATGATTGCTAACCACCGACTGGCAGCTAACATTCTTCTTGATATCAcaaatatgtttcttttttatatttactttatgttattttaataaagacaGTTTTTTTCTTTGATTACGTTACTCCATATCTCATGTGCATATAACTTTTAATTCATCTCTCGTACAGTGTTTCTTGATTTAATGAGTATATCAAAACTCActaatatgtattaattagtgttaattaaaaaactctAGGATTATGTTGTAGCGACTACTGAAAGATTTTGTTTCAGACATAGAATCAGGTTCTATGAAGTTCTTGACGGTTGTGGAGACTCTAGGCTCCTACATCACAGACCAAGATAATGTCACAAGAGGAAAAGGAATTACAGTCCTCTCTTCTGTCCTGTCGCAGTTGTCGCAAGACTATCTCACCGAATTAGAATTACAGTACATCGTAGCATTTTATTGTGACAGAATGAAGGATCATCATAGCATAATACCACCAGTGTTAAATGGTGTTCTAGCGATTGTaagcatatttatttttaaatatttttcacattgTTTTCTGCCTAATTCTTACTTGCGTATTTTCTTCCAGGCAAATATGACTCGTTTACCTCAAAGTGCACCGTCGTCCCTGTTAAGAGCGATATTTGAAAATGTTCAGTGCCAATCTCAGCTGTTCGCGGAACGTCAGACTGtatacttaatatttaaaagtttcGTCGAAAACAAGTTAGACTATCTGAAATCTATGGGGCCAGATTTAGTTTATGGTATTATTAGCTCTATCGATGGCGAAAGAGATCCAAAGAACCTTATGTTATTGTTTGGTATACTGTCGCagtttataaaagaatttccATTGGGTCACTTAACCGAAGAGACGTTTGAAGTTTTGGCATGCTATTTCCCAGTTGATTTTAATCCTGTAATTATATTACCAATTTCTTTCCTCTATTTCATGTTCATAACATTTTTAACACGCacgcatacatgtatatattataaatattttacaaacatgtTTTGCAGACCGACACAGAAAATCTGAGTGTGACTCGGGAAGATTTGGCAGAGAGTTTGGCACCTTGCTTGTGCGCTACTCCAGAATTCGCAAATTATTGCATACCTCTCATAATCGATAAACTATATTCGACCCTCAGGGTTGCTAAGCTCGATTCCTTACATTTGTTACGCGATGGCGTTCCAACATTTGGGTCATCAAGAATGAAACAGTATTTGCCAGAATTATGGATAATTCTACAGAAAGAGATTCTGTCGGGGAGAGACGCGGAGGTAAAAGACGCTGCATTGGAAGCAATAGCGTCTCTAGTTAAAGTTTTATCGGACGACGAAGCTACCTGCAAGGATTTTATCAACAAAATAATCGCCGACATAAAATCGTCGTTGCACGATGTGCAGCTTAGTTTGTACAGGCCTGCCCAAAAATTATTGGAGACAATGGCGACGGTTAGTAAAGCGATATGCGTGCAAATTTTGCAAGCTGTCGTACCTTTGTGCATCGGACAATATTCCACTAAGATCTCATCGAACGACAAAATTGTATTGATAGATACCTTAAATAGTTTCATGGGAATATGTTCCAATCATGAATTTAGCATTCAAGGTAAGTTGGTTAGTAAAACTGGCAAAATGTGAGCGTTTTATATTTCCTACTGCATcgctgttttattattattatttattaaactgtaACGTGTTATTAATATGTTCCACAAATGTTGCGCACTATATAAATGGATCGAAATTTAATCCAGATATTCCAGAATTAGCATGGGCGAACATACCTCAAACATATCTGGACGATTTAACGGTAGAAAACATCGAACTAAAAAGTAAAGTGTGTCTTGGTCTAACGCTGCAAAAGGCACACTTGAACGATGTACAACGCTCTGTGGTATATAACGCGATATGCAATGAGATTGAGGCAGGGCGCGATGAGATACAAGCTGTATGTCATGCAACTATTATAGATTTTGCTGCGTTACACCCTCAAGAAATATCGTTGTTAGTTGAAGAGAGATTGTTATCGAACATGGGTGAGttgaatatcaaatattaactGTGCTTGATATGAACTAATTTATGACGAGAGATATATCAGGAAATGTATAGAAGGTGCAATAATATTACTGCAATGTTTCAGATGAAGCGAACATAGAATTGCTGAAGCGTAAGATAAAGGCTTTGCTAGCTATCGCAAAACTCCAGAAATTAGGATGCGCAATTCTCCGAAAAATAGTTGCGATGTTGACGAATGATACTAACGTCGAAATATGCATCACGATATTGCTCAATATTCAGAAATTGATTACTTCGAGAACATTTGATTTTAACGCGCATCAGTTTTTGTATCAGGAATGCCACGTTATCGATAAATTAACTTCGTACAAGACGGATGTCGCCGGTCACAAAATGCTGATATCTAATGTCTGCCAATTAATTGCACGAAATCTCACGATCGAGGAGCAACGCGCGATTGTAGCGAAGTACGCCGCAGCTTTGAGCACAAGGATTCGCGACACTGACGTACGCGTGGACGCAATAATGAATCTTTTAATTCCTCTGCGAAGAGATATCAACTTGAATATTAACAGGGACATGGTGGGAAATCTGTACGACCTGGCGATTAGCAGTTCTAGCGTGGACATGAATGAAGCAACGTGTAAATTCTTAtccgttttattaaataaaatggagGCGGCAGATCTTGACGAAATTGTACCTTATCTCGAAGACAAGCTAAGCAGCAACTTAAAAACAGATATCGCCATTGAACTGAAGCAGCATGCAGTTAGCTTTTACATTTGGATGACTAAGGCACTTATCACGAGGGGATATTGGAAGTCACAGTACTTTTTAGAAAGTGTACGTGTAACTGATGATAAATCTTTAATGCAAATTATGAATTAcgatagataaaattattaatgctttaatttaattattaatttatttatttgtacagATTACGCAGCTACTAACTCACGATGAAGTAGGTCGATTTGTAGGTGAACAGTATCAAATTTTAGTGAGCAAGCATGAAGACATTTTAACAGCAGAAAATTTCTGCactgtaaaaatgttttataaacaaAGGGTGTTCGAATATTTGTTGCaacaaaatgttaattttacaagtTCAATGAGACAGAATTATCTCATTGCCTTGGTACATTCGCTGAAACAAATGCCTGAAGAATTGTTATTTTTGCATCTGGCCAAGGTATATTTATCACTAAATTCACTAGCAATAGAAAGAATATTTCTATAACAAATAAGATTGTTATTAACATGTATTTTCTACTAGTTAGTGCCACTGTTGATCGAGTCTCTGACTCTCAGTGATGAGCACCTAGTTCTCTGGTCACTGACGTCGCTAAAACTCTTGCTCGATACCAAGCACGATATATTCTCTGACAATATACAGTGCGTCATACCAAGACTCTTGCAATTATCGACACATCGAATGATGGTAATTAACTGCGCAATATTAGACTTTGcagttttgtaaattttaatcatcgttcatttttatatgttcCAATGTTAACAGGATGCGAGGGTTGCAGCTCTGGAGTGCCTAGCACGTTACACCAATTAttccattattttaattaacccGTACAAGCAAGTGGTACTGGACAAGCTGGGAATAATTATCGACGATCGTAAACGTCTAGTTCGAAAAGCTGCTGTAGATGCGAGAACGCGTTGGTTCATAGCGGGTGCATCTGGAGatggaaaagaataaatgCTATTGCATCTTATGTAAACGCGTCTAACATTATTTTGACGATTTTACAAATAGTTTGCTccttactttatatatttcgaaaaatataaattttttattgttgacTATTAACACGTTATAATCTATAAATTGGTGTATATATTCTTTACTTATGCGTCCACGATATGTTTTATTCATGTCGATTTTcctacatatatacagggtgtttcctaagtaagtagacaaacttaaggaggatattccttggcttattttaagaagaaaaggtcatataaacatatgtcctaaactgctttgttttccaaaaaaaagtacatcactgttttcgtttacttttcgtttattatagaacagtttatgttattgcaaatgaaacaaatgaaaaacaatagtaaccaaaaagaaaaattataacgaaaaagaaaatagtaactaaaaagaaaaataataacatcacagtaactgctgaaaatgtccacctgcagccatgatactgcagtgctgtactttttttggaaaacaaagcagtttaggacatacgtttatatgaccttttcttcttaaaataagccaaggaatatcctccttaagtttgtctacttacttaggaaacaccctgtataaagtCCCTGATAcctttcttaattaaataaagaattgattttaGTAAATGGATTAGAATCACAGCTAGCCTAGATGTGCTCAGTGCAGCGCAAGCATGGCAGATGGTGAGAATATacgattgtatattatattttatttatctatttttatacgaatattacttcaaaaaaatattttctctctctctctcttccttcctattttttaaaataaatctaaaatacaaaaagtattaattaaatataaaacattgataatataagaacgataatgataatgaaacGTTCTTTCATTAgctgtatttaaaatatattttatatattttatttatttttgataaatatatttctatgtgcaatatgcgcgcgtgtgtgtacacGCAGGTATGGCGAAAAATGGTGCATACAAATATGACGATGGTACAAAATACATTGGAGATTGGAATCGTAAAGGATTGAAACACGGTGCTGGTCTATTAGTACTTCCGGACGGGACACGATACGAGGGTGCATTTCAGAATGGATTATGTTCCGGCTTGGGAGTTATTATATTCCCCGACGGAGCAAAGTaagtattacatataatattatatgtatgtagaaaaatgttaacatttttttctcttagaTACGAAGGAGAATTTATGCAAGGATGGTTCCATGGCCACGGCGTATTTTGGAGGGCCGACGGAATGAAATTTGAAGGGGAATTTCGTGGAGGTCGCGTTTGGGGCTTAGGTAGGCTTTAGTGTGATCCAATTGtaactaattattatatctctttacttttttatgaattatttgaaatattttgatgaacaTTTAGATAGAAATTACTTTTCCaacatacataattttttaaattgtatttatgaTTTCCTTGACAACTGTAGGTTTAGTGACTTATGCTGATGGATCGCATGGTTTTCCAAGAAATGAAGGCTTCTTTCAAGATTGTAGATTAGTGAGGCGACGCCGTTGTCCGGATATAATACAGAAAGCGGAAAAGATTTCCATGATGGCGCGCGCTCGGTGCAGTTAAGCTGAAATAAGGGATCGTAGATGTACAGATACTAATGAACAAACAGGATGTACGTAGTTTCCATCTATATTAATCCATACTTGTAACATTGGTATTAATTTAACAGAAAGAAATAAAGGGTATTTCTGGATTAATACAtcttgaatattaaatatattttatatgtttaaattatataaataatataatatttcttttttaaactttaatttttttatattatcaaatatttgtttgtttgtcaACTTGTCTGGttttatctataaaattttactttgcatacaatttttcaagaaattgcTACGTGaccaaagaaataaaaaatataaatctttacaaattatattcatGTACGATCAAAAGCGCAGTCAATGTTTACAATGCCAGTTCCTGAAATCCAGAACGAAATGTACATAATTATGACGAGTTACGCCCCAAAGAAAAAGTTTGAGGGGGAACAGCAAGGCTAGACCACTTTCCGCTCTCAATTCGAAGGGGCGTGGCCCAGCCGGATGTTCCAGTTTTGAAGACAAAGGTGCGGCAAGCGTTCACACaagattgatttttataaagtttgcatataatgttattattctttatgccaatttcatgtaattttaattttctccacatattctttttttctttactctAGTTTCTTCCACCGTATTTACGTGAAAACCATCTTCAAAAATTttggaatataatatatttataatatacaattttaatatacattatttttaataaaaatacacattGAGTATATTTAAGGATATAATAAGgattagatttcaatcgtcgtgtcaactagcaattactatcagaatgccaaaagtgttttcaaacgaggaatacaccgatattcatttcgtgtacggattctgtgacggaaatgcacgagctgccgtacgagagtatcaacgtagatttcctaacaggagagcaccag contains:
- the LOC105274780 gene encoding MORN repeat-containing protein 4 homolog encodes the protein MADGMAKNGAYKYDDGTKYIGDWNRKGLKHGAGLLVLPDGTRYEGAFQNGLCSGLGVIIFPDGAKYEGEFMQGWFHGHGVFWRADGMKFEGEFRGGRVWGLGLVTYADGSHGFPRNEGFFQDCRLVRRRRCPDIIQKAEKISMMARARCS
- the LOC105274779 gene encoding MMS19 nucleotide excision repair protein homolog isoform X2, which produces MASSPDIKLKERLDASFKDTAALSALWRNIAFDIESGSMKFLTVVETLGSYITDQDNVTRGKGITVLSSVLSQLSQDYLTELELQYIVAFYCDRMKDHHSIIPPVLNGVLAIANMTRLPQSAPSSLLRAIFENVQCQSQLFAERQTVYLIFKSFVENKLDYLKSMGPDLVYGIISSIDGERDPKNLMLLFGILSQFIKEFPLGHLTEETFEVLACYFPVDFNPTDTENLSVTREDLAESLAPCLCATPEFANYCIPLIIDKLYSTLRVAKLDSLHLLRDGVPTFGSSRMKQYLPELWIILQKEILSGRDAEVKDAALEAIASLVKVLSDDEATCKDFINKIIADIKSSLHDVQLSLYRPAQKLLETMATVSKAICVQILQAVVPLCIGQYSTKISSNDKIVLIDTLNSFMGICSNHEFSIQELAWANIPQTYLDDLTVENIELKSKVCLGLTLQKAHLNDVQRSVVYNAICNEIEAGRDEIQAVCHATIIDFAALHPQEISLLVEERLLSNMDEANIELLKRKIKALLAIAKLQKLGCAILRKIVAMLTNDTNVEICITILLNIQKLITSRTFDFNAHQFLYQECHVIDKLTSYKTDVAGHKMLISNVCQLIARNLTIEEQRAIVAKYAAALSTRIRDTDVRVDAIMNLLIPLRRDINLNINRDMVGNLYDLAISSSSVDMNEATCKFLSVLLNKMEAADLDEIVPYLEDKLSSNLKTDIAIELKQHAVSFYIWMTKALITRGYWKSQYFLESITQLLTHDEVGRFVGEQYQILVSKHEDILTAENFCTVKMFYKQRVFEYLLQQNVNFTSSMRQNYLIALVHSLKQMPEELLFLHLAKLVPLLIESLTLSDEHLVLWSLTSLKLLLDTKHDIFSDNIQCVIPRLLQLSTHRMMDARVAALECLARYTNYSIILINPYKQVVLDKLGIIIDDRKRLVRKAAVDARTRWFIAGASGDGKE
- the LOC105274779 gene encoding MMS19 nucleotide excision repair protein homolog isoform X1, with translation MASSPDIKLKERLDASFKDTAALSALWRNIAFDIESGSMKFLTVVETLGSYITDQDNVTRGKGITVLSSVLSQLSQDYLTELELQYIVAFYCDRMKDHHSIIPPVLNGVLAIANMTRLPQSAPSSLLRAIFENVQCQSQLFAERQTVYLIFKSFVENKLDYLKSMGPDLVYGIISSIDGERDPKNLMLLFGILSQFIKEFPLGHLTEETFEVLACYFPVDFNPTDTENLSVTREDLAESLAPCLCATPEFANYCIPLIIDKLYSTLRVAKLDSLHLLRDGVPTFGSSRMKQYLPELWIILQKEILSGRDAEVKDAALEAIASLVKVLSDDEATCKDFINKIIADIKSSLHDVQLSLYRPAQKLLETMATVSKAICVQILQAVVPLCIGQYSTKISSNDKIVLIDTLNSFMGICSNHEFSIQDIPELAWANIPQTYLDDLTVENIELKSKVCLGLTLQKAHLNDVQRSVVYNAICNEIEAGRDEIQAVCHATIIDFAALHPQEISLLVEERLLSNMDEANIELLKRKIKALLAIAKLQKLGCAILRKIVAMLTNDTNVEICITILLNIQKLITSRTFDFNAHQFLYQECHVIDKLTSYKTDVAGHKMLISNVCQLIARNLTIEEQRAIVAKYAAALSTRIRDTDVRVDAIMNLLIPLRRDINLNINRDMVGNLYDLAISSSSVDMNEATCKFLSVLLNKMEAADLDEIVPYLEDKLSSNLKTDIAIELKQHAVSFYIWMTKALITRGYWKSQYFLESITQLLTHDEVGRFVGEQYQILVSKHEDILTAENFCTVKMFYKQRVFEYLLQQNVNFTSSMRQNYLIALVHSLKQMPEELLFLHLAKLVPLLIESLTLSDEHLVLWSLTSLKLLLDTKHDIFSDNIQCVIPRLLQLSTHRMMDARVAALECLARYTNYSIILINPYKQVVLDKLGIIIDDRKRLVRKAAVDARTRWFIAGASGDGKE